A genomic segment from bacterium encodes:
- a CDS encoding GIY-YIG nuclease family protein — MRHPTVYILECADSLYYTGSTTNLGQRMIQHESGVVPGFTSQRLPIRLMYTIECQTIAEAAAIEKQIKRWSHQKKKALIEGRIDLLKALAECRNETHFRRKL, encoded by the coding sequence ATGCGCCACCCTACAGTCTACATTCTGGAGTGCGCGGATAGTCTGTACTATACCGGCTCAACTACTAATCTGGGACAGCGAATGATTCAGCATGAATCTGGTGTTGTTCCTGGGTTCACCTCGCAGCGACTGCCGATCAGGCTGATGTACACTATTGAGTGCCAGACAATCGCAGAAGCGGCGGCAATAGAGAAGCAGATCAAGCGATGGTCACATCAGAAGAAGAAGGCGCTCATAGAGGGGAGGATCGACCTGTTGAAAGCTTTGGCAGAGTGCAGGAACGAAACGCATTTCAGGAGAAAGCTGTAG
- a CDS encoding efflux RND transporter periplasmic adaptor subunit, with the protein MVKKIVLGGILLAVAVVVVLFFAKDGSAKKEDDLKTVAVSRGTIVDKALAVGKIEPKKEIEVKSKISGLIKKRYKEIGDQVVVGEALFDIAPDPTPLEFAEAKRQVELAQVEFDNRKREYDRSLSLKDKQLISHQEYDLERAKHDEAQLRLDLAKERLALIETGKTSVADRKVENIIRSTVNGTILSVDLEEGDPVVPLTSYQAGTTLMTIAYMEDLVFKGNVDEIDVGKLTIGMPVEIEIGAIPNQKIQGRLEKISPKAHKEEGSTLFEVEISISNTNGQFLRAGYSANADVIITKKDSILLIPERLVKFQDSVATVEVKDSIGTVTSLTIKTGLSDGINLEVTEGLKDGDLVVERPPKEITAD; encoded by the coding sequence ATGGTTAAGAAAATTGTCCTGGGAGGTATCCTCCTCGCTGTTGCTGTTGTCGTCGTCCTGTTTTTCGCCAAAGACGGCTCGGCCAAGAAGGAAGATGACCTCAAAACAGTCGCCGTTTCCCGCGGCACCATCGTCGACAAAGCCCTCGCGGTCGGGAAGATCGAACCCAAAAAAGAGATCGAAGTTAAGTCCAAGATCTCCGGACTCATCAAAAAGCGTTACAAAGAGATCGGCGACCAGGTAGTGGTGGGCGAAGCACTGTTCGATATCGCTCCGGATCCGACGCCGCTGGAATTCGCCGAGGCCAAGCGCCAGGTGGAACTTGCGCAGGTCGAATTCGACAACCGCAAACGCGAATATGACCGCTCGCTCTCTCTCAAAGACAAACAGCTCATCTCCCATCAGGAATATGATCTGGAGCGCGCCAAGCATGACGAAGCGCAGCTTCGCCTCGACCTCGCCAAAGAGCGACTCGCGCTGATCGAGACCGGCAAAACCTCGGTAGCCGATCGCAAGGTTGAGAATATTATCCGCTCGACCGTCAATGGGACGATCCTCTCGGTCGATCTCGAAGAGGGTGACCCGGTTGTCCCGCTGACGTCATACCAGGCCGGCACGACCTTGATGACGATCGCCTATATGGAAGATCTCGTATTCAAGGGGAATGTCGACGAGATCGATGTCGGCAAACTGACGATCGGCATGCCGGTTGAGATCGAGATCGGCGCGATCCCGAATCAGAAGATCCAGGGAAGACTGGAGAAAATCTCTCCCAAGGCGCACAAAGAGGAAGGCTCGACCCTGTTCGAGGTTGAGATCTCCATCAGCAATACCAACGGTCAGTTCCTGCGCGCCGGTTACTCCGCCAACGCCGATGTGATCATCACCAAGAAGGATTCAATCCTCCTGATCCCGGAGCGCCTGGTCAAATTCCAGGACTCTGTTGCGACAGTAGAGGTGAAGGACTCTATCGGCACAGTTACTTCGCTGACGATCAAGACCGGTCTCTCGGATGGGATCA